A genomic window from Algoriphagus sp. Y33 includes:
- a CDS encoding helix-turn-helix domain-containing protein, translating into MAAEIITLNDLERFGTELKADIKKMLSSLNGQPTKKWLKSHEVRKLLDISPGTLQHLRVNGTMPFTKIGGVIYYDHEDIVRLFEKNKRVNSFPDDGI; encoded by the coding sequence ATGGCAGCAGAAATCATCACATTAAATGACTTGGAGAGGTTCGGTACTGAATTGAAAGCAGATATAAAAAAAATGCTTTCAAGCCTGAACGGGCAACCGACCAAGAAATGGCTTAAATCCCATGAAGTGAGAAAATTATTGGATATTTCACCTGGAACGCTTCAGCACCTTAGGGTAAACGGCACTATGCCATTCACCAAGATTGGAGGAGTGATCTACTACGACCATGAGGATATAGTCAGACTATTTGAAAAAAATAAGCGAGTGAACAGCTTTCCAGATGATGGAATATAA
- a CDS encoding JAB domain-containing protein produces the protein MPSRQDKRLTAKLVKIGRAMDLLVLDHLILTED, from the coding sequence ATGCCCTCTAGGCAAGATAAACGATTGACAGCTAAACTAGTTAAAATAGGTAGGGCTATGGATTTACTAGTTTTAGACCATTTGATCTTAACTGAAGACTGA
- a CDS encoding DUF4138 domain-containing protein: MKIYILLMAFAFSNFCYAQHVSETNVETYPLHIGWDMTTVLVFPDEVSSADFGSPAVLAQKDKSSPNVLKLKAGQRNFMTTSMYVITKRGKLYPFSVSYTEYPDVRPIDIGKQENINYAEVRLDGIEMMPSAMHSLLESLLSSSVSVERWGTKQGKIRIGLGAIVEKEGLLFLQFAVENRSGINYQPAKLEYTVQDKNTAKRTAKREIVMKPVAFSGFKNVAGNSISYAVAAFPRFTISDTKEFTIRVFEQNGDRNPVFSVSGRNLLKAGTLDDFHLNQ; the protein is encoded by the coding sequence ATGAAAATATATATTCTCTTGATGGCGTTCGCGTTTTCGAATTTCTGCTATGCCCAACATGTCAGTGAGACAAATGTGGAAACGTACCCACTTCACATTGGATGGGATATGACCACAGTTCTTGTTTTCCCCGATGAAGTGAGCAGCGCTGATTTTGGGAGTCCGGCGGTATTGGCACAAAAAGACAAATCCTCACCCAATGTGCTTAAACTGAAGGCAGGCCAAAGAAACTTTATGACTACAAGCATGTACGTGATTACCAAGCGGGGAAAATTATATCCGTTTTCTGTCAGCTATACTGAATATCCCGATGTACGACCAATCGATATAGGTAAACAGGAAAATATAAACTATGCTGAAGTTCGACTGGATGGCATTGAAATGATGCCATCTGCAATGCATTCACTATTGGAAAGCCTGCTCTCATCCAGTGTTTCTGTAGAAAGATGGGGCACTAAACAAGGTAAAATACGCATTGGGTTGGGTGCTATAGTAGAGAAAGAAGGGCTGTTGTTTTTACAGTTTGCAGTAGAGAACAGAAGTGGGATAAATTATCAGCCTGCTAAATTGGAGTACACCGTACAAGATAAAAATACTGCAAAAAGGACTGCAAAAAGAGAAATAGTAATGAAGCCTGTTGCTTTCTCCGGATTTAAGAATGTTGCTGGAAATTCCATTTCCTATGCAGTAGCTGCTTTTCCAAGATTTACAATATCGGATACGAAAGAATTTACAATAAGGGTTTTTGAACAGAACGGAGACAGGAACCCTGTATTTTCTGTCTCAGGCAGAAATTTGCTGAAAGCAGGAACTCTTGATGATTTTCACTTAAACCAATAA
- the traM gene encoding conjugative transposon protein TraM, translating to MNYLMNPLNEKQKRERKFLLVLPLLTLPFLCLAFWALGGGKGSSPIEYGLQKGLNLSLPEARIEAVELDKLESYEQAERKALKLKEQRRMDPFAEFQTSEKSGSEDLFLSTVKVENSSLEEAENSVRDKLSDLEKLITDSEPAHYFPTNKAQAIDPVATDPTDDPDLERLEAMMASVINPEMEDPELKQIDAMLEKLLDVQHPQRVQERMNEIRAVRDPRIFEVSTVPFELENGGKTTGSPGSLHRVNNGFYTLEEDRTTAFSEIMPAISAKITIDQEVVDGASIDLELAQPIYIKGQQLPIGTALTGICSLDGERLNIQVKSIRKGNLIIPVNLEAIDLDALPGIRIPNAITREAVKKGAGNGIQSMNMMNMSNSWEAQASMAGMEAVKGIFSKKAKLIKVKVKAGHPLLLADRTNH from the coding sequence ATGAACTACTTGATGAATCCTTTGAATGAAAAACAAAAAAGAGAACGCAAATTTCTACTGGTGCTTCCATTACTCACCCTACCATTTCTATGTTTGGCATTTTGGGCTTTGGGAGGAGGAAAGGGTTCTTCACCTATAGAATATGGATTGCAAAAAGGACTGAACCTATCCCTACCGGAAGCAAGGATAGAAGCTGTTGAATTGGATAAGCTGGAATCTTACGAGCAGGCGGAAAGAAAAGCGTTAAAGCTAAAGGAACAGCGTAGAATGGATCCTTTTGCCGAATTTCAGACTAGTGAAAAATCTGGTTCTGAAGACTTGTTTTTATCTACAGTTAAGGTTGAGAATAGTTCTTTGGAAGAAGCAGAGAATTCAGTGAGAGATAAACTCTCTGATCTGGAAAAACTCATTACCGATTCCGAACCTGCTCACTATTTTCCTACTAATAAAGCACAGGCGATTGATCCGGTGGCCACTGATCCAACTGATGATCCTGATTTGGAAAGGTTAGAGGCTATGATGGCTTCAGTTATAAATCCTGAAATGGAAGATCCAGAATTGAAACAGATTGATGCAATGCTGGAAAAGTTGCTTGATGTACAGCATCCGCAGCGTGTTCAGGAACGAATGAATGAAATAAGGGCGGTTCGAGATCCCAGAATTTTTGAGGTTAGTACAGTTCCCTTTGAGCTGGAAAATGGGGGCAAGACCACTGGATCCCCTGGTTCCTTACATAGGGTAAACAATGGGTTTTATACACTCGAAGAAGACAGGACTACGGCTTTTTCGGAAATCATGCCTGCAATTTCCGCCAAAATCACCATTGATCAGGAGGTTGTAGATGGGGCTTCCATTGACTTGGAGCTAGCCCAGCCAATCTATATTAAAGGACAGCAGCTTCCAATAGGAACTGCGCTTACAGGAATCTGCTCTTTAGATGGTGAACGGCTCAACATCCAGGTTAAGTCTATCCGTAAAGGAAATCTTATTATTCCTGTTAATCTGGAGGCAATCGATCTGGATGCACTTCCTGGTATCAGAATACCCAATGCGATCACACGGGAAGCTGTCAAGAAGGGTGCAGGTAATGGAATCCAGTCAATGAATATGATGAACATGTCAAATTCTTGGGAAGCTCAGGCTTCCATGGCAGGTATGGAAGCTGTAAAAGGAATATTCTCCAAGAAGGCTAAGCTTATCAAAGTAAAGGTTAAGGCGGGGCACCCGCTCCTTTTGGCCGACAGAACCAATCATTAA
- the traK gene encoding conjugative transposon protein TraK: MFENLKNIDTAFHHVKYLSFAAVLGSLSFAAFFGIKAFHITQEAQERIYILAEGKVLEAFSETKKENIPVETRDHVKMFHHYFFTLSPDEHFIREQVAKSLYLADASAKKVYDNLREKGYYNELVSANINQTLMMDSIQVFLDTYPFTFQYYGTQKIIRPTSVVTRQLITNGRLRHIDRTDQNPHGFLIENWETISNKDIEVAKR, from the coding sequence ATGTTCGAGAATCTAAAAAATATTGATACCGCTTTTCACCATGTGAAATACCTCTCCTTTGCCGCCGTATTGGGATCATTGAGCTTTGCGGCTTTTTTCGGAATTAAAGCCTTTCATATTACACAGGAGGCACAGGAAAGAATATATATACTCGCTGAAGGCAAAGTCTTGGAGGCTTTTTCGGAAACAAAAAAGGAAAATATACCCGTGGAGACCCGGGATCATGTAAAGATGTTCCATCACTATTTCTTTACGCTGAGTCCAGATGAACACTTTATCAGGGAACAGGTTGCAAAGAGTCTGTATCTAGCTGATGCCTCTGCGAAAAAAGTCTATGATAATCTACGTGAAAAAGGGTATTACAACGAATTGGTTTCCGCAAATATCAACCAGACCTTGATGATGGACAGTATTCAGGTTTTTCTGGATACCTACCCCTTTACCTTCCAATACTACGGAACCCAGAAGATAATACGTCCTACCTCAGTAGTGACCAGACAACTTATTACGAACGGCAGACTCAGGCACATAGACCGTACAGACCAAAACCCACATGGGTTTTTGATTGAGAATTGGGAAACGATATCAAACAAGGATATCGAAGTTGCCAAAAGATGA
- the traJ gene encoding conjugative transposon protein TraJ produces the protein MHNRVFIMVISLLLLDLTSVQAQTVSGSVDGLHQVLARLYDEMIPLASNLITVARALAGFAAIWYIGYRVWGHIARAEPIDMYPLLRPFAIGIAIMLFPQVLAVINGAMSPIVRATSEMVEGSNIAISRHLEEMETEEPEPYLNYLNESGAQHHPENIKEVGIWERMTNELFVSNLKAVMNKMISLLLQVLFFAAALCINTIRTFQLVVLSILGPLVFGLSVFDGFQHTLAAWFARYINVSMWLPVANIFGAIIAKIQLNMLVLDGDFVSSIGYLVFMVIAIIGYLTVPNVASFIVQPGGRDSLLNKTSSAAISGGAAGAHAVKYLIK, from the coding sequence ATGCATAATCGAGTATTTATTATGGTTATCAGTTTGTTGTTGTTGGATTTGACTTCAGTTCAAGCCCAGACGGTTTCAGGAAGTGTTGATGGCTTGCACCAGGTGTTGGCCAGACTATATGATGAAATGATTCCATTGGCAAGCAATCTAATCACGGTAGCACGTGCCTTGGCCGGGTTTGCGGCCATCTGGTACATTGGATACAGGGTTTGGGGGCATATAGCCAGAGCGGAACCCATCGATATGTATCCTCTGCTCCGCCCTTTTGCAATAGGCATTGCCATCATGTTGTTTCCCCAGGTGTTGGCCGTGATCAACGGAGCCATGTCCCCTATAGTCAGGGCAACCTCTGAAATGGTGGAGGGAAGCAATATCGCCATTTCCAGACACCTTGAAGAAATGGAAACGGAGGAACCGGAACCTTACCTGAATTACCTGAATGAAAGTGGGGCCCAACACCATCCGGAAAACATTAAAGAGGTGGGTATCTGGGAGAGGATGACCAACGAGCTTTTTGTGTCCAACCTCAAAGCGGTAATGAATAAAATGATCTCATTGCTTCTTCAGGTTTTATTTTTTGCGGCGGCGCTTTGTATCAATACCATCCGGACATTTCAGTTGGTTGTGCTTTCAATCTTAGGCCCGCTTGTTTTTGGTCTGTCTGTCTTTGATGGATTTCAGCATACGCTGGCCGCCTGGTTTGCGAGATATATCAATGTTTCTATGTGGCTTCCGGTAGCAAATATCTTTGGTGCTATCATCGCTAAAATCCAGCTTAACATGCTTGTGCTGGATGGGGATTTTGTCTCCTCTATAGGATACCTGGTTTTTATGGTGATTGCCATTATCGGTTATCTCACAGTGCCTAATGTAGCCTCATTTATAGTACAGCCGGGCGGGAGGGACAGCCTTTTGAATAAAACCAGCAGTGCAGCCATTTCAGGCGGGGCTGCAGGAGCTCATGCAGTTAAATACCTGATAAAATAA
- a CDS encoding TerB family tellurite resistance protein, protein MKKILQNMYEGYVILNNGYNSVKDITEGNFKLHEAFLNGLLSVSPEVRKYYRVAEIIRVQQWIINEYQSTYKEVKKDIVFTPAELAYLGDVYAGLFKTSLQNLDELAMILTAGELRMSDFERLEAIDRLHLEMSGVLVSVREFNSEISAVYNRRVRMKKEQETIGTLVGINP, encoded by the coding sequence ATGAAGAAAATTTTACAGAACATGTATGAGGGATATGTGATTCTGAACAATGGGTACAATAGCGTAAAGGATATAACCGAGGGCAATTTCAAGCTTCATGAGGCATTTTTAAACGGATTGTTAAGTGTGAGTCCTGAGGTGAGGAAATATTATCGGGTTGCTGAAATTATCCGGGTCCAACAGTGGATTATAAATGAATATCAATCCACTTATAAAGAGGTGAAAAAAGATATTGTCTTCACTCCAGCTGAACTGGCTTATTTGGGGGATGTCTATGCCGGACTTTTTAAAACATCCCTACAAAATCTGGATGAACTGGCAATGATCCTTACTGCGGGAGAATTACGCATGTCGGATTTTGAACGGCTGGAGGCGATAGACCGCCTTCACCTTGAGATGTCAGGTGTCCTTGTTAGTGTTCGGGAATTTAACAGTGAAATCTCTGCTGTTTATAATCGGAGGGTACGGATGAAGAAAGAACAGGAGACCATAGGGACATTAGTCGGGATAAATCCCTGA
- a CDS encoding conjugal transfer protein TraI has translation MKLKIKILSMIFPLAIGLTVLPTQTTSAVPITLIMEVVKAAVKKAIQAIDLKVQRLQNQTIWLQNAQKVLENKLSKLKLQEIYDWSDKQREQYEGLFQELWKVKSLISQINRVKEIADMQKQLVKEYQQAWSLANSSSVLRSEEKELIGKVYQRILNASLEHLNHLMGIMTSFTSQMNDADRLATIHLTEDNIRKNLEELRRVNAQNYKIMHSRTMKSMNIIKENYGVD, from the coding sequence ATGAAGTTAAAAATCAAAATTTTATCTATGATATTTCCATTGGCAATCGGGTTGACGGTTTTGCCAACCCAGACCACTTCTGCCGTTCCTATCACCTTGATTATGGAAGTCGTAAAAGCCGCTGTGAAAAAGGCAATTCAGGCAATTGACCTGAAAGTGCAACGCTTGCAAAACCAGACAATTTGGCTTCAGAATGCCCAGAAAGTTCTTGAAAATAAGCTCAGCAAACTTAAGCTTCAGGAGATTTATGACTGGAGTGATAAGCAGCGGGAACAGTATGAGGGATTATTCCAGGAACTATGGAAAGTCAAGAGCCTGATTTCCCAAATCAACAGGGTAAAGGAAATCGCTGACATGCAAAAACAGCTTGTAAAGGAATACCAACAAGCTTGGAGCCTGGCAAATAGCTCTTCGGTTTTGCGGTCAGAAGAGAAAGAGCTTATTGGAAAAGTGTACCAACGCATATTGAACGCCTCTTTGGAACACCTTAACCACCTCATGGGTATCATGACCTCATTTACCTCCCAGATGAATGATGCGGACAGGCTTGCCACCATCCATCTTACTGAGGATAACATCCGGAAAAACCTGGAGGAGCTGAGAAGGGTGAACGCACAGAATTATAAAATCATGCATTCCCGAACTATGAAGTCTATGAACATCATAAAGGAAAATTATGGGGTGGATTGA
- a CDS encoding TraG family conjugative transposon ATPase, whose product MDLQKMFPLYKLEHDMILSRPGDMTVVFEVGLPEIFSQSPAGYEAVQHAWNKAIGLLEGNTVLHKQDWFVDDSYFGKFEGAEHSFHSLSSERFFAERPHLAHRCTLSITKRPKGSKLGNSSMSNLLRKSLLPLESFESNRTEEFLNTVGQLNQILADAGITLNRLTGRQIAGTSKKTGLIEEYLTLGNPEVLQDIQFKPEWRIGEKFVQLFSMGDVEDLPSSVSPYRTYEPYGTDKTTFPIGFATSVGCLLPCNHIYNQFLFIEDHRKRLKELEAKRLRLESLSNYSRENAISRDATAEFLNEAISTGRKAVKAHFNVMVWTDDRQEVGKLRNLTAGALAKMNVVPRLETVGAAQIFWAGLPGNQASFPVNETFDTFIAQATCFFNSETHYLTSRSPVGIRFGDRITGYPIHVDISDEPMKQGLITNRNKFVLGPSGSGKSFLTNHMMRTYYEQGAHVVLVDVGHSYRGLCELMKGYYFAYEEENPICFNPFYIEGRKRPDTEKKESLKTLLHALWKKDDESFRRSEYVALSNALSGYFELLDREPEIFPCFDTFYRYVGKEFRETLKNDGVNARDFDVENFMFVLRPYYRGGEFDYLLNARDNLDLLHQRFIVFELDNIKDHPILFPVVTLMIMEIFISKMRKLKGIRKIILIEEAWKAIAKEGMAEYIKYLFKTVRKFFGEAMVVTQDVEDIISSPIIKNAIINNADIKILLDQSKYQNKFNDIQELLGLTDQEKAIILSMNKAKEPGRNYKEVYISIYQKVFRVEVSKEEYLTYTTEEREKMKVEEYTIKYGSRKKAIELLAAEH is encoded by the coding sequence ATGGATCTGCAAAAAATGTTTCCCTTATATAAACTTGAGCACGACATGATTCTGTCCCGTCCGGGAGATATGACAGTAGTCTTTGAAGTGGGATTGCCAGAAATATTCTCACAAAGTCCTGCAGGATATGAGGCAGTTCAGCATGCCTGGAACAAAGCTATAGGTCTTTTGGAGGGAAATACTGTGTTGCATAAACAGGACTGGTTTGTTGATGATTCTTACTTTGGAAAATTCGAGGGGGCCGAACATTCCTTTCATTCACTTTCCAGCGAGCGATTCTTTGCGGAAAGACCACATCTGGCACATCGCTGTACTTTATCAATCACCAAACGTCCAAAAGGAAGTAAGCTTGGGAACTCGTCTATGTCAAACCTGTTGCGGAAATCCCTGCTTCCTCTTGAATCGTTTGAAAGTAACAGAACAGAAGAATTCCTTAATACAGTAGGACAGCTCAACCAGATTTTGGCTGATGCGGGTATTACTTTGAACCGGCTGACCGGGAGGCAAATTGCCGGAACATCCAAGAAAACTGGATTGATTGAAGAATACCTTACGCTGGGTAATCCTGAAGTCCTTCAGGATATCCAGTTCAAACCTGAATGGAGAATAGGTGAAAAATTTGTCCAGCTGTTTTCTATGGGAGATGTTGAAGATTTGCCTTCGTCTGTGAGCCCATACCGCACCTATGAGCCCTACGGCACGGATAAGACAACATTTCCTATAGGATTCGCTACATCAGTCGGATGCCTGTTGCCTTGCAACCATATATACAACCAGTTTCTTTTCATAGAGGACCATAGAAAAAGGCTCAAAGAACTGGAAGCCAAAAGACTCCGATTGGAATCACTGTCAAATTATTCCCGTGAGAATGCCATTTCAAGGGATGCTACTGCAGAGTTTCTTAATGAGGCTATCTCAACGGGAAGAAAAGCGGTCAAAGCACACTTCAATGTGATGGTGTGGACGGATGATAGGCAAGAGGTAGGAAAACTCCGCAACTTAACAGCCGGAGCTCTTGCGAAGATGAATGTGGTACCCAGGTTGGAAACGGTTGGGGCTGCCCAGATTTTCTGGGCTGGTCTGCCTGGCAATCAGGCTTCATTTCCAGTCAATGAGACGTTTGACACTTTTATCGCACAGGCCACTTGCTTCTTTAATTCAGAAACCCATTACCTCACTTCCCGCAGTCCGGTAGGAATAAGGTTTGGAGACAGGATCACGGGATATCCTATTCATGTGGATATTTCTGATGAGCCCATGAAACAGGGGCTGATCACCAACAGGAACAAGTTTGTGTTGGGGCCTTCCGGATCAGGAAAGTCCTTTCTTACCAACCATATGATGAGAACCTATTATGAGCAGGGTGCCCATGTGGTTCTGGTAGATGTAGGGCATTCCTACCGGGGGCTTTGTGAGTTGATGAAGGGCTATTACTTCGCCTATGAAGAGGAAAATCCCATCTGTTTCAATCCTTTTTACATCGAGGGAAGGAAACGTCCGGATACGGAGAAGAAAGAAAGTCTTAAGACGCTTCTTCATGCACTATGGAAGAAAGATGATGAATCTTTTCGGAGATCCGAATATGTGGCATTATCCAATGCACTTTCAGGATATTTTGAGTTGTTGGATAGAGAGCCGGAGATATTTCCATGCTTTGATACTTTCTATAGGTATGTGGGAAAGGAATTCAGGGAAACATTGAAAAATGATGGGGTAAATGCCCGGGATTTCGATGTGGAAAATTTCATGTTTGTGCTACGTCCTTATTACCGGGGAGGGGAGTTTGACTATTTGTTAAATGCACGGGATAATCTGGATTTGCTGCATCAGCGGTTCATTGTCTTTGAACTGGACAATATCAAGGACCATCCTATTCTGTTCCCTGTGGTGACCCTGATGATCATGGAGATCTTCATCTCCAAAATGAGAAAACTAAAGGGTATCAGAAAGATCATCCTTATTGAGGAAGCCTGGAAGGCTATTGCCAAAGAAGGGATGGCAGAGTACATCAAGTACCTATTTAAAACGGTAAGGAAGTTCTTCGGTGAAGCTATGGTCGTAACCCAGGATGTAGAGGATATTATCTCCAGTCCTATAATCAAAAATGCAATAATCAACAATGCTGATATAAAGATCTTGCTGGATCAGAGCAAGTATCAGAACAAGTTCAATGACATACAGGAACTTCTGGGATTGACTGACCAGGAAAAAGCAATCATCCTTTCCATGAACAAGGCCAAGGAACCCGGCAGAAATTACAAGGAAGTGTACATCAGTATCTATCAGAAGGTCTTTAGAGTTGAGGTGAGCAAGGAGGAATACCTTACATATACAACCGAGGAACGGGAAAAAATGAAGGTCGAGGAATATACCATCAAGTATGGTTCCAGGAAAAAGGCTATAGAATTACTTGCTGCAGAACATTAA
- a CDS encoding DUF4133 domain-containing protein, whose product MKLNMIQYEVNKGINKPIEIKGLKGQYIGYLAAGVGMTLIVFALCYVAGLSMYACLAIATVLAGAVFFTVFHLSATYGEHGLMKKMARKQVPENLVIRSRNCFTGLMAQ is encoded by the coding sequence TTGAAACTGAACATGATTCAATACGAGGTAAATAAAGGGATAAATAAGCCGATTGAGATTAAAGGGCTAAAGGGACAGTATATCGGATATTTGGCTGCAGGTGTGGGTATGACTTTGATAGTCTTTGCACTGTGTTATGTAGCAGGCCTTTCTATGTATGCTTGTCTGGCCATTGCTACGGTGCTCGCAGGCGCTGTCTTCTTTACAGTTTTTCATTTGAGTGCGACTTATGGGGAACATGGGCTGATGAAAAAAATGGCCAGAAAACAGGTTCCAGAAAACCTGGTAATACGTAGCCGGAATTGTTTTACAGGATTAATGGCTCAGTAA
- a CDS encoding DUF4134 domain-containing protein translates to MKKTTRCIGTAYLFLIAGIASAQDGVAGITEASQQVRGYFQAGTNLMYAIGAIVGLVGAVKVFNKWNNGEPDTGKVAAAWFGSCVFLVVVATVLQSFFGV, encoded by the coding sequence ATGAAGAAAACCACAAGATGTATCGGTACGGCTTATTTATTCCTGATAGCAGGAATTGCATCTGCCCAAGATGGGGTTGCGGGAATTACCGAGGCCTCCCAGCAGGTAAGGGGGTACTTTCAGGCAGGTACAAATCTAATGTACGCGATAGGGGCAATAGTAGGGCTGGTAGGAGCGGTAAAAGTATTCAACAAATGGAACAATGGTGAACCGGATACCGGTAAAGTGGCAGCTGCATGGTTCGGTTCCTGTGTGTTTTTGGTTGTGGTGGCTACCGTACTTCAGAGTTTCTTCGGAGTCTGA
- a CDS encoding RteC domain-containing protein, which translates to MKEEIAAIGSTSSNPLVRTEQAYLIASDYCSKVKASDVFDTQESEIEFFKKIRPGFEAELIYFGELYYLISSLPEGKKNRIKYLESQYVPIMMYRRRYQSLYEYWCLDRSDLDQQLFARQGLKDFIFFSRPLPHGDPNSLPVGKVFARFRAYQELHGYLQKELGKLSNKGVNGINHSIRWTATKAALVELAYALKASGAINNGNASIRDIATHLENAFHQDLSQFYRTFQEIRIRKNSRTTFLDRLKDKLERWMDNTDLNSRGDI; encoded by the coding sequence ATGAAGGAGGAAATTGCAGCTATAGGATCAACTTCTTCCAACCCACTAGTAAGAACTGAACAGGCCTATCTTATTGCTTCTGATTATTGCAGCAAAGTGAAGGCTTCCGACGTTTTTGATACTCAAGAATCTGAAATAGAGTTTTTCAAGAAAATAAGACCTGGGTTTGAAGCCGAACTGATCTACTTTGGTGAGCTGTATTATTTAATCTCTTCATTGCCAGAAGGGAAAAAGAACCGGATAAAATACTTAGAAAGCCAGTATGTTCCTATAATGATGTACAGGAGACGATATCAATCATTGTATGAATACTGGTGTTTGGATCGATCGGATTTGGATCAACAACTCTTTGCCCGTCAGGGTCTGAAAGATTTTATCTTTTTTTCCCGACCCTTGCCTCACGGGGATCCTAATTCATTGCCTGTAGGTAAGGTCTTTGCTAGGTTTCGGGCTTATCAGGAACTTCATGGGTATCTGCAAAAAGAACTGGGAAAGCTAAGTAACAAAGGAGTGAACGGCATTAACCATTCTATCCGGTGGACTGCGACAAAAGCCGCATTAGTGGAGCTTGCTTATGCTTTGAAGGCCTCGGGTGCCATAAATAACGGAAATGCATCTATCAGGGATATTGCAACCCATCTGGAAAACGCCTTCCATCAGGACCTATCCCAGTTTTACCGCACTTTTCAGGAAATACGTATCCGGAAGAACAGCCGAACAACTTTCCTGGACCGTCTTAAAGACAAGCTGGAGCGCTGGATGGATAATACAGATCTAAACAGTAGGGGAGATATCTGA
- a CDS encoding LytTR family DNA-binding domain-containing protein → MKRKLPVRYNDQVMRILLCVIAAFLVAMYGTGARFLDSLSNNSFFVKLLAAFLMAFLFIEFIHWVTVQLDKKYDWKDSPLLRLTLQFTLGVLLPGVVDYFFLSLYQWYFGLTTSSANPGLNNSIPAMALPVFLFNIYYLFYYQILRNREGNTYTKTEMEILLVQQGTKTIPMELQNIRFIYHQDRMNYLVTSNQTTYFINETLDELEQKLPPRDFFRINRKMIIQYRSCQDFRSNGHGKLFVHLSPSFHEEVTVSQSRAGKFKEWIRR, encoded by the coding sequence GTGAAAAGGAAGCTCCCGGTACGATATAACGATCAGGTGATGCGCATACTTTTATGTGTAATCGCTGCATTCCTTGTGGCTATGTACGGCACCGGGGCGCGCTTTTTGGATTCACTCTCCAACAATTCATTTTTCGTAAAGTTGTTGGCGGCCTTCTTAATGGCCTTTCTTTTCATTGAATTTATCCATTGGGTGACAGTTCAGCTTGACAAAAAATATGACTGGAAAGATAGCCCACTCCTTCGTCTCACCTTACAGTTTACACTTGGAGTGCTCCTACCTGGGGTAGTAGATTACTTTTTCCTGTCTCTTTATCAATGGTACTTTGGTCTAACCACATCCTCCGCAAATCCCGGACTAAACAACTCTATACCGGCCATGGCGCTGCCAGTGTTCCTTTTCAATATCTATTACCTGTTCTATTACCAAATCCTAAGAAACCGAGAAGGCAATACATACACCAAAACCGAGATGGAAATCCTGCTTGTACAACAGGGAACCAAAACTATTCCCATGGAACTGCAAAATATACGTTTCATTTACCACCAAGACAGAATGAACTATCTGGTGACATCCAACCAAACCACCTATTTCATCAATGAAACCCTGGATGAACTGGAGCAGAAATTACCACCCCGTGATTTCTTCAGGATAAACAGGAAAATGATTATCCAGTACCGCTCCTGTCAGGACTTTCGGTCAAACGGGCATGGGAAACTGTTCGTGCATCTTTCCCCCTCATTCCATGAAGAAGTGACAGTTAGCCAGAGTAGAGCAGGAAAATTCAAAGAATGGATCAGACGGTGA